The nucleotide sequence TAATAAAAGATATGAGGCTGGACTCATTCAAGCAGGGGGCACAAACCAGATCTATATTCACACAAATTGACTACAGTAATCAGAAAGTATAGGGatcctatgtacagtataccatGTCTGTGTTAAGGTGGGCAAAAAAATATCACCAGACAAATGgggaaaaaacccaaaacattacATTCACATCAGGACTTGTATTGTATGAAGGGTGTTATTGTACGAGATATCaatgcctgcttcatgtctgaaacatccaacgcatgtggaaatggcatagagtgaggtcaggactgtacaaggCATGTGGCAAAAACTCCCAGACAACATCCTGTAACTTGCAAGTGGTGTTCagttcaattacatttttttaatagagagattttaacaatggtcatcaTCAGTCAATGTTTGTAAACAGGTGTTGAGTTCAGACAGTCTTTCCTGCAAATTGGCAAAAGGTTCTGTTGATTAAGGACCAAGCACTCCACTTGCTAAATGTTTATCATTCACAGTTGCAAATTTCAAagtttattaaaagtaaaaaaaaaaaaaaaaaggccaagtCTCATCACTGAATCGTGCTTAACGTCTTCTGTAAAATATCGAATTGgttttacatcttcattcaAAAAGAACTTAAGTCTGGGATCGGATGGAATGccacatttaaaatattcaggAAAGATTGTACACTCAGCTATTCCTGCATGATAAAGCCTCCCTTTATGAGGAAAATCTAATATGAAGTGTTTGCACAAGAGACTCCATTAAAACAATTTATACAAAGACTATCGTTTTTCTGTTAAATAACATGTGTTTATTAGGCTTAGGAGGTTGAAGCATCCACTATATACACGTTCCAACGAATGGGTTACTAAAGAAAACAGATTTAGCAAGTAAAGAAAAGTCTAATTGGATGTAAAAAACAGAGTTAAAGTTTGCTTTAAACAAAAATTggctataaaatatttaacgAATTCagacaccttaaaaaaaaaatttaaaaaggggGACGAAACATCACATCTAATAgcaaagacattttttaatcttCATATAAACATTCCCAGACAAACTTGTAAAAGTCAGGACAGGAGAATATAGTTCAGTACATTCAACTGGAATGGGCATTTCTCCTTATAATACAAAAAGTATCTAATAATGGGGGGAAAAAGATGGGGAAAGAATCCACCATtacttaatacataaaaaaaaaagaatggaaaaaTGCTAGAGAGAAAATGGCAGAGGCTAAAAATGTACAGAAGAATGAGAAAACATTGTACAACATTTCACATAATGCAATGAATCACACTCGCGAAAACAAGTGTGAGTATGTAAAGAACACCCTATAGTCCCGAAGAGGACATAAACTGGTGCTTAACCACGCAAGAgagtttaaaaagtaaaaaaaaaaaaaagacatttaaattatatacagtgtgtcATAATGAGAGACTTTACAGACGAAAGCGATCAGAGAAGTTTGGAGACTGGGGCACGGTAAGGGACATCTCGCTGTGCTTCAGCTCAACTGGCTTGTAGCGCCTGATTGGCTGGGCTTTATGCACCTGGAAAAGCAAGATAAAGCCATTTAGACAGTGTTAACTCCTAGCAAGTTGCACTCAGCCACGTGGCTTTTCTAAACAATGTCATTTACAGCTCCTTAGGGTAATCCTGTTCTGCACGATTGGCGatattttaaaatcagattATTAAAGCACAACAGACCTGTTCTTGCCGTAACCTGGCAATTTCTTCCTTCTCACGCTCCTCTTGCTCTCTGGCTCTCTGCTCCTCCATCTGCGCCCTCAGAGACTCCTTCTCCTTTAGAGCCTGCTCGAACTCCAAACGCTCCTTAGCGCGGCGCTCTGTTGACAGCTGGAAACCTTCGGCAACTATAGAATGGGTAGTATCGGCTTGAGAAAGtgccaaaaaagtaaaaaaaagttgatcAAATTGATCAGAGTAGAGAGGAAAGTTCATGGAACAGTGGGAAAAAATGGGGAGGAAAATACAGGAGGTGGACAGTTAACAAAGCAGCAAGCCAGATGTGAGGCACAACAGACAAAAACCACAGGGAAGCAGAATGAGAAGCGAGTTGTGTCTAAAGTTCGAAACACTCAGCTGCAAACCCTTGTGCCAGAGATGTAAAGTGAATCATACCCAAAACTGATCGGTTCTCTTTTTTGGGCACGAAAGGCTCCTTGTGCACGACTGCATTGGGTCTCGCCTTGAAGCACGCCGCTTCAGCTTGCTGCTTCAACTCCTCTTTTACCTGATAATCggagtaaagaaaaataattgtttttaaaaaatttaaataaatcaggcATTTCCTTCATACACTACACAATTTGCTGTTgcgtttagaaaaaaaaagaaaaaaaagtaccaTTTGCTCCCAGCGCTCACTCTTCAAAGATCCACGCTCATCCACCATCAGTCTGAAAGGAGCAGGTTTGGTAGGTTCGGTTACTTTCTTTTCTGGAAGACTCACATCATGGAAGTCGGGCAATGGCCTAGCCTTGAACTTGGGCAGCTGAAAGTTAGAAAGTCAAAACGTATAAGCTGATTCGCAGTAGTAAGATCACATGAATTTCATTTTCTTGAAAAATATGCAATTTTTCCTACAGTTATAAGAAGAGTCACATCTCATTACAGTGACATAACAGGGAAATCATACCTCTTCATTTCTCAGTTCTTCcaattttttctctttctgtgctCTGCGCTCCTGCTCACGCTGCTCGAAAGAGAAAGGACACATTTCGACATGGTTCTTTGCTGCAGGTTTGGGCTGGAAGGGCACATAGTGGGGCACAGGAAGGGCCTTCAGCGGAGCCGGCGCTTTCACCTGAATTTGCACGTAGACCAAACAATTTAAGGAACTTGTACACACTAATGACACGATCATTCAAACTAAGGAGCCGGCTCTTACCTCTTCGGTTTTGCGTTCCACTCGCACGCGGTTTTTGAGCGCAAATGCAGGAGATTCAGGAACAGTGGGGTTCAGTACTTTCTTCTCCGGGACACCCTAAAGACAAAAAAGGAAGTAGTTACAAACCATAAGAGACATAAGGATCCCGAAATGGATGTTCTCAAACCCATTTGGAAAGTGCACTTCGAGTCAAGTCCTTTCTGCTCGTCTTGACTTACCACGACCTCCTCCAGGATACGGGTCGGTAAGGGTCTTGAGTGGAAGGTGTGGTCTTCCTGCTCAGTCGTCTTTTTGGTTGTATGTCGCTCTTGAAGACGTTTCTCCACCTCTAGCTGGAAGCCCTCTGGACGAGTAGCGTCTTTAGGAGGTGGCTTCTTCGGAACCAGGGCGCCTTCAAGGATCTTACGATTAAGCTCTAGAGCTTTGAACTTAAACCTGAAGTAAAACAGAAATCATGTTTGTGCAAGCATGATACAGTATGAATATAGTTCAGCAGAACAGTAGCTACTttgaggattaaaaaaaatattcatgagcTACATACTGCTGCAGTTTTTCCACTTCTTCAGCCTCAATCTCAGCGGCACTCTTCACCATAACTGGGCGGCTCCTCTGGCGGGTCATGAGCTGGGGTGTGTGAGGGTGAGTAACCTTGGGCTTCTCAGTCTTCACTGGTGATGGGCCTAAAggcaatgaaaataaaatacagctttCTTTAAATGTTCTTTAATTGTAAAACTATCCAGACTATACATTTCCTAACTCCTAAAGATAAACAAATATCAGCTAATGTATTAGGTGTGTTTGTTTCCCCACATTATtgcattaaacatacagtatgcttatTGATTTAGCATAAATGCTCACCAACACTGAAACAAACATCTTAATGGTTTAAAAAGACCACATTGGCAAGTGGCAGTGAGCAGTGCAGATTTGACGCACCCTTTTCCTGGCTCTGGCGGCTGCGAAGATGATAACGAGTGGGTGTGCGCTTCTGAAATTGTTCAATCTGCTCAGCCATGGATACATAGGTACTGCTTTCATCCAACTTCCTCTTGCTCCCAGTGGAGAGGTTGAAAGGCTTGGGGACTGTAGTGCCCTTATGAGCCTTTAACTGTAAAAGTGGCACAATTAAATCAGTCTTCGTCTGGTAAGTCAAAAACTATCTATAttttggctgtagaatttatttgaaCTAACTGAAgattaaagaatattttttcacttttgccCATCTGTCAAGTATGTTTGCATTCCCcttattaaaacaatttttaggCTGCGCCATGAGCCACAATCATAAATCACTGCCCTCGAAGAGATTAAATTCGGTAAGACatatcaggactatagggacaAGGATTTAACACTGTGGGCAGAATTGCCCTTTTTGATGACGAACAATCGTTCGTCCTTCTTTAAACATCCATCAATTTATACGCCCTCCTTTGTGACAAAACACTCTCCATACTGCACATAAAGTCttcaataaataatggaacCAGGCACAACTctataccacaaaaaaaataatactaacaTAACCCCACATGAAATCACTCGCAAGCATAGCCTCAATTTTTTCTTACACCGCAGTTAAAAATCAACTGATGCAACACGCTCACACCTGCATAGCAGTGACAGTCGTCTAGAATGGAAAGTAATGAGACAGCCAAGTTTTATTAAAACCCATGTCCAGGTAATTTTTAACTGACCCTTGTATCTTGGTTTGCACAAAGAAAACGGGTGCCATTAATGTTCGAACATTATACAAAAAATCCTCCAGCTTTTGATTGTAAGTACATCATTAGGTCATAACGATACAGTGCACCTCATATGTATCGATAAAATGAGTTAGCTGACGATAGCTCATGGGATCAGAGACGAACTAGAGGGTTTAATGTATTAGATCAAATAGGAGAGAATCCATCCATTTTTTTAACCGAAATAATtttgatgaataaatgattttaaaaatatataaagtttaaGACCACTAAGGAGAGAAGTTTGCATTTCCACATCATATCTAAAACATGTATATCAATGTTgtggtaaaacatttttatacttaACCATTAAGCAttcaaatattaatattctGTAGTGTTGGCTGTTTATCTGGACTTTGAAACTTGCAAGTCAATCTAGAAATGTTAGCTCAAAACTCCTGATCGGACCTGCTTCGAGTTTTTACTCACTGGTGAAGATGGGTGCTTGCGCAGTTGTGCAGTGAAGTCACACTCCTTGTATGACGCTTCAGAATGTTCTGTATGGCTTTTCACTCTATTATCTGAGCGAAAGTTGAATTCTTTGGGAATGGTAGAGGACAGAACGTGCTTCTTTGGAGGCTGACCTTTaaagaaagatgaaataattaGGCTTTTCTCCTAATAAATCAGGTACAAGTGTGGGGAGTTGTCAAAGTTGCAGACTAACTTCCTGCCAGTGCAGCTCTGTAGCTGGCTTCGTTCCTCTTGCGCTGCTCGGCCACCTCCTTTTGCAGGGCCTCGATACGCTCCATCTCCTGCTGCTCTGTGCTCTTCTGTCTGCAGCACAAAAAGTAACTCGTGTAAATAATACACCGAACTTAAGCAATAGCCAGATCTAAATTTAGGAGCCCACTAGTTTAACATTACTGCCACTTACTGGTTACCAGAGGCAGTAGATGCAGATGCAGCAGCTGAAGGCCTGCCTGGTTTGCTCTTTTGCCTGATGCTGCGCCTGGTGGGGGCAGCACCACTACGGCGAGCTTGCTTTGCCCCGGTTGAGCTCCTGTACAAAAACATGCGTTCACTGcgatttatcattatttaacacaagtctttttttttttttttttttactaaatggGGGAACAAACATGTGGTGCATTTTTAACAGACGTCTCCAGTAATTACACCTCATTATGTGAAATCACCATTATAACCCTGTGCACCAAATCTACACACTTTCCTGGTTAATTTTTACCTGCGTGGTGGACGTAAAATCGTTCTCCTTGCAGTTGGAATAACTCTGTAAATATGAACAGTAACCTCTAACTATTACACAAACCAACGAGAGCAAGTTTGTATCGCTGTTCTGGTCTTACCTTCTCTTCTTTATCACAGGAGGTGTGGTAGGAGCTTGAGGTTTATCTTTGACCATAGAACGCTTTAGGATTCTGTGGAGAAGAACTTTATTAGCAgtgaaattaaatgtatattaaatttaaatataaaaatatataatatttattatatatgagACTGAGGCAAAACAGCTTCAAGACTACTAGATACAATTACACACAGTAATACAACTATACACTTTATATAATCAATATAGTCCGTTATCCTGCATATTGCAGGAATAAACATCAAGTTTTGGCCAATCAATACAATAATCAttagttattaatattataatataaaattcttCATGGTACATCCTCATTGCATTtgacaagaggggaaaaaattatgcatatatataaaaaaaataaaaaattaaaaaattaaaaaagaattggGCAATCTGACAACAGACCATATTAATTGCCACAGGGTCTGACATTTTATTAGATCCATAATGTAATATTCATCTTGCAAGATGACGAATTAGATATTTTATTAGTGAAACATTCCTCAGCTTTGAAACACCATTAAGGTCATACGGATTAAATAATTGAAGTATATTCATTGTATTGTGTGCATCAGTGTGAGCCATGACTGAAACGGTAAGAAGACTCTGTACCTGCGTGGCTGAGCTGGTACGTTCTTCTTCTGAGCCTGACTGGGAGCTCCAGTCGGTCTGTTGTCTCCCCACGAAGTCACAATGTTAGATACTGGAGCAGTACCTTCAGGAACGACATCTGAGTagaggacaaaaataaataaataataaaaatagatcaGAGAAAGAACCTAATGTGCAATTCTACACATCATTTCAACATTTAAAGCCTCTAGTAACTCTTCTGATAACATTCGAACAAGTTTGAGCTGAAACTACAGAGGTCTTACTTGTTGATGTCGTCGTTGCCTCAGCCACATGCACCATGGGCGAGACTATAGCTTTAGGCAGGTCTTCATTGTACATCCCATCAAAAGGTTTTGGCACCCTTAAGGGGGTTATGAGTTGCTCCATTTCACCATTTTTTGGTGCAGCCATTAGgtctaaaaagtttttaaaaagaaaatatattcttCATGACTGAATAtagagaatacaaaattaaaaaatactcTGCTTAGAAACCAATAAACACCTCCTACAGgctgtttatgtaatttttcataCACTTTAGCATGCTTCAATGTAAAGAAAGCATGCATGGAAGCAAAACAGACTTCTGTCTCCAAAATCTATAAACACTTTTacaccaaaataataaatacaagtagaagaaaagggagagagagaaaaaaaaaagtagaggtTCAACTATTAGAGAAAAATCTATATTGTGTAGATTATACCATCTTCAGTAGGCTATATACGCCTTTGTCTCACTTAGGCATAAGAAGCTATATACTTTACTTTTTTACCCCTTTCAATTTTATCTCTCCTACCAAGTCTCCTCTTCCTGTTGAGTGCaagagctttttttcccccccaccaACTACAGATTCTTAAGTGTCTGAGAAATAACTCCTTCCACTTTACATAGAAACCATGAAACGTTATGCAACAATGATCTAAACTTCAAGATGTGTCTTAATGCAgaattctttaataaaaaaaaaaaaagctttttcaaCTGTATACACATGAAAGAAAACAATGATCTCTAATCAGAAAGAATATGTCTCCATGTACGTGGAGGTTTGGATAAGGTGAGGCAAAAACaagaatctttaaaaaaaaaaaaaaaaaggataaatgtTAAGCTTACCAAACCACTGATCAGCATTATCCTCAGTGTCTGAACAGAAATCATGCATCACATGTGAAGGGGCATCAAATGTGTACGGATCAGCAGAGACTCCAGGCTGCTGCGCGTCCATCTTCTTAAACACACTGCGTCTGAAAAGACACAAAATTCAGCTAAAAACGTGGCCAAGACCATGCAAAAACGTACATTTGTAATGTATTACATTAGTTCATTTATTTGGAAAACCGTTAAACCTCGAACAAACTGCTCGTTCGTGTAGCGCTCCTTTAATTTCATTAAGCTAGCAAAACGGAAGATGGCGGACTAGCAGGATTATGCTAACAGTATACAAATACACGTTACCCACAACAAGACTAAAGCTATCAAAAACTTCTACAACATAACAGGATTACCTAAACTCTTCTTACCCTCAAAGGTTCTCCTCTGCTACTTCTGACACGCCgaattgtgtgaaaaaaacaccaccacagtCTATCTCCTCGCAACGAGCGCGTCCAACACCTAACAGTCCAAACGACTGGATTTGAATGTCAGCGCCGTTAGACTGCGTTCGAAAATCAGCCAATGGGAACGCCGAGTAAGAGGAACTCGGCTTCCTATTGGTCAAGTCAAGGAGAGCGTTGACCACGTGACTTGTTTGAACAAACGTATTTCCggggtatttaaaaaagaaaaggagttAGCCAGtgttatgttttttgttgttgttgtgctggttgtaataatattacagtaaataataatacaaatattattttagcAGTGTTTGTAAGTTTCTCTTTGTCTATGCTTGTTTAAAGATAGAAAGTGATGTGGTGAGGAAAGTCTGGGCGCACCAGAGAGATATCATATAAACATTGAAACAATTTATTAACTACAGGAATGAGAAACATTTCATAAGAATataataagaatttaaaaaaagacagcatggtggcttcgtggttagcactgtcaccttgcacctccagggtccgggttcgattcctgcctctgtttGCCTGTtgtccccatgcttggtgggtttcctccgggttctccggttgctctcacattccaaagacatgcaggttaggctaactggcgttcctaaattgcctgtagtgtgtgtatgtgtgtgccctgcaatggattggcaccctgtccaaagtgtaccccgccttgtgctctaagtctcctgggattagGCTCCAGGACTCTGGTGAccttaaatacaggataaagcagtacagacaatgagcgagtgagtgagttataataataaataacatcacTTAATTGCAATCCAGCATTTAAACTGGAAAATTGATTCTTACAGTTTTTTGGGATTCACAAGGTCtggtattggaacattatcagagaAAAggttaaacacagaggactgctatGTGTCCAGATCTTGCATAACGATGAACGTCTGccaaaactttgttttgaggtgttaatgCATCCTCCACATAGTTCTGATCttgctccatcagactttcttCTATTTGGTCTCCTGAAAGCCACCCtacgaggatgaagattcacttctgataaaGAAGTAAAGACAGCAGTGTattcgtggctcgcagctcaggctaaaacatttttaatgagggaaaacgaagcttgttgacagacggacaaagtgtattgaaaaacaAGGAGTCCGAAAAATGATCTggttgtcttttctaaaagttaattcaaatagaattaattctacagccagagtgctcACCCTTGTGTAAAAGTAAAGCAGGACAGATTCTGAAATAGGGGGTTGAACCAGCACCTTTCCGTGAGATGATCAGGTGTCTTTAAACGTTTGGCCTTATAGTGCAGTTCACTTTTGcgattattcatttttaaataagacccactgtttttcattaaaacaaTGCTGTCGATCTGTGAGTGATGCTGTCAATCTAAGATGActgatgacactgctatttttttgaacaggctaatatttgtttttcttcattaacatgaaactaataatacatttagcacatttttcttcatgttgtgagtcagaatagaatgtgcagggtgtccaatgcattcatgtgatttaaataaaaaaatattatatggatatggagctttactcacttttttcaacacactgctattattctCCATCttgaaatgtttatattaaaacatttgtgaCATCACAGGAGAACATTGCTAGTACACTTACAAGCCTGTTTGTAGAAAAACAATCTTAATACAATTTGATTTTATCCccggaacaaaaaaaacaacactttttcAAACTAATTTTTCCAGAGATGTTGAGAAATCCAGTGTAGAATCAGTGGAGACGTTGGAAATCTTGAGGGTGAAATTTTCCTTTAACAAATGCTTGCAactcaaacactttttttttttttttttttacaaatgactAATTTGTCAGTAAACAAAGTAATTTAGaaatcagatgaaaaaaaaggcaaacactAGAAATGCAAACTAACATCTGTACTTTTACACGCGACTTAATGCTTATTCTAAAACAAGCAGTGCGGGTATTCTATCCTACAcgtaaataaaacacagtgaaCTCCAGCttaacatattttaattttacatctTGTGCAAATATGATTTAGAAACTGTAAAACCAATAATAACAATGAGTACAACAATGAGGCTTGACCTTAACATGCTTTAGATTGCATACAAGGGATTAAGAGGCtacaattaagaaaaaaatatacaaaaaaaaaagaacctctGACAAAAGTGTATATATTATGAGCATTTTGCTCTTATGTTCAGTGTTTTACATCTTCTGGATCATTACCTGGAATTTACCTGAGGGGAGAAGAACAATCGAGGCGTGAGTGTGTTACACTGAGCTGGTAGAGAATTTATATTGATTCATTGATCAGTAATTCTCCTGAAGAGTTCAGGGTGAGTGTTAATTGTGACAGTAAGGCTTTACACCAGTACCTCATTAATTTATGATTTGTCTATCTCATTTCATATTTCAGTCGCTCTCTAAATGATGCGCCTCTGCATGTCgtcctctctttctgtctcttttcatCTCTCCGTCTTCCTCTCCTTGGTTCTGTCTCTAGCATATTTCTCCATCATGCACACATTATCTTTGTCTCTATCatgtttgtctttctctctcgctctctataAGTCTCCATCCTATATTCCTCTTTCTGCCTCCATCTCTCTGCTTCTGTCTCTAGTCTGTTACTCTCTccatttctctttattttcccATTCTGTTTTTCTCCATACCATATTTCTCTTGGTCTCATACTGCCTCTCTGCATATTTCTCAGTGTTGATCATCTTTCTCACGCTCTATAATGTCTCTGCCACTCTTTTGTCCTTTCTGGCACTCTTTATCtccattctgtctctctctctcagccacGATCCTGTATAAGTGTCAG is from Clarias gariepinus isolate MV-2021 ecotype Netherlands chromosome 22, CGAR_prim_01v2, whole genome shotgun sequence and encodes:
- the tpx2 gene encoding targeting protein for Xklp2 isoform X3, with the protein product MDAQQPGVSADPYTFDAPSHVMHDFCSDTEDNADQWFDLMAAPKNGEMEQLITPLRVPKPFDGMYNEDLPKAIVSPMVHVAEATTTSTNVVPEGTAPVSNIVTSWGDNRPTGAPSQAQKKNVPAQPRRILKRSMVKDKPQAPTTPPVIKKRRVIPTARRTILRPPRRSSTGAKQARRSGAAPTRRSIRQKSKPGRPSAAASASTASGNQQKSTEQQEMERIEALQKEVAEQRKRNEASYRAALAGSQPPKKHVLSSTIPKEFNFRSDNRVKSHTEHSEASYKECDFTAQLRKHPSSPLKAHKGTTVPKPFNLSTGSKRKLDESSTYVSMAEQIEQFQKRTPTRYHLRSRQSQEKGPSPVKTEKPKVTHPHTPQLMTRQRSRPVMVKSAAEIEAEEVEKLQQFKFKALELNRKILEGALVPKKPPPKDATRPEGFQLEVEKRLQERHTTKKTTEQEDHTFHSRPLPTRILEEVVGVPEKKVLNPTVPESPAFALKNRVRVERKTEEVKAPAPLKALPVPHYVPFQPKPAAKNHVEMCPFSFEQREQERRAQKEKKLEELRNEELPKFKARPLPDFHDVSLPEKKVTEPTKPAPFRLMVDERGSLKSERWEQMVKEELKQQAEAACFKARPNAVVHKEPFVPKKENRSVLADTTHSIVAEGFQLSTERRAKERLEFEQALKEKESLRAQMEEQRAREQEEREKEEIARLRQEQVHKAQPIRRYKPVELKHSEMSLTVPQSPNFSDRFRL
- the tpx2 gene encoding targeting protein for Xklp2 isoform X1, translated to MDAQQPGVSADPYTFDAPSHVMHDFCSDTEDNADQWFDLMAAPKNGEMEQLITPLRVPKPFDGMYNEDLPKAIVSPMVHVAEATTTSTNVVPEGTAPVSNIVTSWGDNRPTGAPSQAQKKNVPAQPRRILKRSMVKDKPQAPTTPPVIKKRRSSTGAKQARRSGAAPTRRSIRQKSKPGRPSAAASASTASGNQQKSTEQQEMERIEALQKEVAEQRKRNEASYRAALAGSQPPKKHVLSSTIPKEFNFRSDNRVKSHTEHSEASYKECDFTAQLRKHPSSPLKAHKGTTVPKPFNLSTGSKRKLDESSTYVSMAEQIEQFQKRTPTRYHLRSRQSQEKGPSPVKTEKPKVTHPHTPQLMTRQRSRPVMVKSAAEIEAEEVEKLQQFKFKALELNRKILEGALVPKKPPPKDATRPEGFQLEVEKRLQERHTTKKTTEQEDHTFHSRPLPTRILEEVVGVPEKKVLNPTVPESPAFALKNRVRVERKTEEVKAPAPLKALPVPHYVPFQPKPAAKNHVEMCPFSFEQREQERRAQKEKKLEELRNEELPKFKARPLPDFHDVSLPEKKVTEPTKPAPFRLMVDERGSLKSERWEQMVKEELKQQAEAACFKARPNAVVHKEPFVPKKENRSVLADTTHSIVAEGFQLSTERRAKERLEFEQALKEKESLRAQMEEQRAREQEEREKEEIARLRQEQVHKAQPIRRYKPVELKHSEMSLTVPQSPNFSDRFRL
- the tpx2 gene encoding targeting protein for Xklp2 isoform X2, which gives rise to MDAQQPGVSADPYTFDAPSHVMHDFCSDTEDNADQWFDLMAAPKNGEMEQLITPLRVPKPFDGMYNEDLPKAIVSPMVHVAEATTTSTNVVPEGTAPVSNIVTSWGDNRPTGAPSQAQKKNVPAQPRRILKRSMVKDKPQAPTTPPVIKKRRSSTGAKQARRSGAAPTRRSIRQKSKPGRPSAAASASTASGNQQKSTEQQEMERIEALQKEVAEQRKRNEASYRAALAGSQPPKKHVLSSTIPKEFNFRSDNRVKSHTEHSEASYKECDFTAQLRKHPSSPLKAHKGTTVPKPFNLSTGSKRKLDESSTYVSMAEQIEQFQKRTPTRYHLRSRQSQEKGPSPVKTEKPKVTHPHTPQLMTRQRSRPVMVKSAAEIEAEEVEKLQQFKFKALELNRKILEGALVPKKPPPKDATRPEGFQLEVEKRLQERHTTKKTTEQEDHTFHSRPLPTRILEEVVGVPEKKVLNPTVPESPAFALKNRVRVERKTEEVKAPAPLKALPVPHYVPFQPKPAAKNHVEMCPFSFEQREQERRAQKEKKLEELRNEELPKFKARPLPDFHDVSLPEKKVTEPTKPAPFRLMVDERGSLKSERWEQMVKEELKQQAEAACFKARPNAVVHKEPFVPKKENRSVLVAEGFQLSTERRAKERLEFEQALKEKESLRAQMEEQRAREQEEREKEEIARLRQEQVHKAQPIRRYKPVELKHSEMSLTVPQSPNFSDRFRL